One Egicoccus halophilus genomic region harbors:
- the ppk2 gene encoding polyphosphate kinase 2, with amino-acid sequence MTTSDDERRPAPEDYRDGKLRKKVYERELSRLQVELVKLQQWIKDTGHRAVVLFEGRDAAGKGGAIERITSKTNPRVVRTVALGVPSDRQKTQWYFQRYVEQLPAAGELVLFDRSWYNRAGVERVMGFATEDEVAEFFRSVPEFERLLQRAGIQLVKYWFSVSDEEQERRFRARAEDPTKRWKLSPMDLASWERWEEYSRAKDDMFAHTDTDDSPWWVIDAEVKRHARLNCIAHLLDQFPYTDVTPERIELPPRPPAPNVDRPPIEHQRFVPRRY; translated from the coding sequence GTGACGACTTCGGACGACGAGCGGCGACCAGCGCCTGAGGACTACCGGGACGGCAAGCTGCGCAAGAAGGTCTATGAACGCGAGCTCTCCCGGCTCCAGGTCGAGCTGGTCAAACTCCAGCAGTGGATCAAGGACACCGGCCACCGCGCCGTCGTGCTGTTCGAAGGTCGCGACGCCGCCGGCAAGGGCGGGGCGATCGAACGCATCACCTCCAAGACCAACCCCCGGGTCGTGCGCACCGTCGCGCTGGGTGTTCCCAGTGACCGGCAGAAGACCCAGTGGTACTTCCAGCGCTACGTCGAGCAGCTGCCCGCGGCGGGCGAGCTCGTCCTGTTCGACCGCTCCTGGTACAACCGCGCCGGTGTCGAGCGCGTCATGGGCTTCGCCACCGAGGACGAGGTCGCCGAGTTCTTCCGCTCGGTCCCCGAGTTCGAGCGCCTGCTGCAGCGCGCCGGCATCCAACTGGTCAAGTACTGGTTCTCCGTCAGCGACGAGGAGCAGGAGCGACGCTTCCGGGCCCGCGCCGAGGACCCCACCAAGCGGTGGAAGCTGTCCCCGATGGACCTCGCGTCGTGGGAACGATGGGAGGAGTACTCGCGCGCGAAGGACGACATGTTCGCCCACACCGACACCGACGACTCCCCGTGGTGGGTCATCGACGCCGAGGTCAAGCGTCACGCACGACTCAACTGCATCGCCCACCTGCTCGACCAGTTCCCCTACACCGACGTCACGCCCGAACGCATCGAGCTCCCACCCCGACCGCCCGCCCCGAACGTCGACCGCCCGCCGATCGAACACCAGCGGTTCGTCCCACGCCGGTACTGA
- a CDS encoding MFS transporter, translating to MSPQTTGQTPPAPEVATGPLGRNYLKLWTASTVSNLGDGIDNAALPLLAEALTRDPLLFAGVATANRLPWLLFSLHAGAIADRVDRRKLMVVSNAIRFVLMGALGLAVLTDTASIWLLYLVALGLGTFEVLFDNAAQALMPAVVSREQLEKANGRLFAGEIVTNQFAGPPLGALLFGVAASLPILLDAGTFLVSATLIAMMSGDFHRRRRAVPPRPVAGAGVTDGDPVASPTELAPGADPSLPLDARTDADAGTREGPSASDVAPGPVEASASPRMRTEIAEGLRWLWQHRLLRTLAILLAAMNGTGAFGAAILALYAVGEGSVLGLDAFGWGLLLTAGAAGSFAASFVAERVVARFGRSRALWMTLLSAVVVPLGIGLTSRVGVVVAAQVLYGFAAVLWNVITVSLRQSIIPDDLLGRVNSVYRFLGWGAIPVGSLLGGVIASGLGLRAPWIAAAVVMAIALLAAVGTINDRTIDAARAATT from the coding sequence GTGTCACCACAGACCACCGGACAGACCCCGCCCGCCCCAGAGGTCGCGACGGGCCCGCTCGGGCGGAACTACCTCAAGCTGTGGACCGCGTCGACCGTCTCGAACCTCGGTGACGGCATCGACAACGCGGCCCTGCCGCTGCTCGCCGAGGCGCTGACCCGCGATCCGCTGCTGTTCGCCGGGGTGGCGACGGCGAACCGTCTGCCATGGCTGCTGTTCAGCCTCCATGCCGGGGCGATCGCCGACCGGGTCGACCGCCGCAAGCTCATGGTGGTGTCCAACGCGATCCGCTTCGTGCTGATGGGCGCGTTGGGCCTGGCCGTGCTGACCGACACCGCCTCGATCTGGCTGCTGTACCTCGTCGCGCTGGGGCTCGGGACCTTCGAGGTGTTGTTCGACAACGCCGCGCAGGCGCTGATGCCGGCCGTCGTGTCGCGGGAGCAACTGGAGAAGGCGAACGGGCGGCTGTTCGCCGGGGAGATCGTCACCAACCAGTTCGCCGGTCCGCCACTGGGAGCGCTGCTGTTCGGCGTCGCGGCGTCGCTGCCGATCCTGCTCGACGCCGGCACGTTCCTGGTGTCCGCCACGTTGATCGCGATGATGAGCGGCGACTTCCACCGCCGCCGCCGTGCCGTCCCGCCCCGTCCGGTCGCCGGCGCCGGTGTGACCGACGGGGACCCCGTCGCGTCCCCGACGGAACTCGCGCCGGGCGCGGACCCGAGCCTCCCCCTCGACGCCCGGACCGACGCGGACGCCGGGACGAGGGAGGGACCCTCGGCGTCCGACGTCGCGCCCGGGCCGGTGGAGGCCAGCGCATCGCCGAGGATGCGCACGGAGATCGCCGAGGGGCTGCGCTGGCTGTGGCAGCACCGGTTGCTGCGCACGCTCGCGATCCTGCTGGCGGCGATGAACGGCACCGGCGCGTTCGGCGCGGCCATCCTGGCGCTGTACGCCGTGGGTGAGGGATCGGTGCTCGGTCTCGACGCGTTCGGCTGGGGGTTGCTGCTGACCGCCGGCGCCGCCGGCTCCTTCGCCGCCAGTTTCGTGGCGGAGCGGGTCGTGGCACGCTTCGGCCGGTCCCGTGCCCTGTGGATGACGCTCCTGTCCGCGGTCGTCGTCCCGTTGGGGATCGGCCTGACCTCGCGCGTGGGCGTGGTGGTCGCGGCCCAGGTGCTGTACGGGTTCGCCGCGGTGCTGTGGAACGTGATCACCGTCTCGCTGCGCCAGTCCATCATCCCCGACGACCTGCTCGGCCGGGTCAACAGCGTCTACCGCTTCCTCGGTTGGGGGGCGATCCCGGTCGGCTCACTGCTCGGCGGGGTGATCGCGAGCGGCCTGGGGCTGCGGGCGCCGTGGATCGCGGCCGCCGTGGTCATGGCGATCGCGTTGCTCGCCGCGGTGGGCACCATCAACGACCGCACCATCGACGCCGCCCGCGCTGCCACCACCTGA
- a CDS encoding aldehyde dehydrogenase has protein sequence MSDQRVEVNGYEVSTQHYVGGRRVGSEGTFEVRSPLDWDWKLADVARGDEQTARDAVSAAEQAFPAWAALSPEERADHLHRLADVIDANVERVAAVETVDMAMRLQSLRERLVHRGAENFRNYADLAAGHEERVWSSKGTENRVIRMPAGPAVIITPWNAPWMLSTWKLAPALAAGNTVVLKPAEWSPLSASILADLAEQAELPPGVLNVVQGIGEEVGAALVADPRVRRISFTGSPEAARHIGRAAAENIVPFTAELGGKGPLIVFEDADLDAAAKKAAWQYDDSGQVCLAGTRLLVHESLRDAFLERFHAHADTHVLGDSRADDTTITPMIHPDHLARVDGFVQRAREAGDTIVRGGAVHAGGGLFYEPTLIEPASNDAEIVQREVFGPVLTFQTFADESEAVRLANSTPYGLSGIVYTTSRERAERVGRAVRAGTVWVNTFLVRDLTAPFGGCGISGIGREGGDFALEFQADLQTLQILDDSTD, from the coding sequence GTGAGTGACCAGCGGGTCGAGGTCAACGGCTACGAGGTGTCGACGCAGCACTACGTCGGTGGACGTCGCGTCGGCAGCGAGGGCACCTTCGAGGTGCGCTCGCCGCTGGACTGGGACTGGAAGCTCGCCGACGTCGCCCGCGGCGACGAGCAGACGGCCCGCGACGCGGTGAGCGCCGCCGAGCAGGCCTTCCCGGCCTGGGCGGCGCTCTCGCCCGAGGAACGGGCCGACCACCTGCACCGGCTCGCCGACGTCATCGACGCCAACGTCGAGCGCGTCGCCGCGGTCGAGACGGTCGACATGGCGATGCGCCTGCAGAGCCTGCGCGAACGGCTCGTGCACCGCGGGGCGGAGAACTTCCGCAACTACGCCGACCTCGCCGCAGGGCACGAGGAGCGCGTCTGGTCGTCCAAGGGCACCGAGAACCGGGTGATCCGCATGCCCGCGGGTCCCGCGGTCATCATCACCCCGTGGAACGCGCCCTGGATGCTGTCGACCTGGAAGCTGGCGCCCGCGCTCGCCGCCGGCAACACCGTCGTGCTCAAGCCCGCCGAGTGGTCACCGTTGTCCGCCTCGATCCTCGCCGACCTCGCCGAGCAGGCCGAACTCCCGCCGGGCGTGCTCAACGTCGTGCAGGGCATCGGCGAGGAGGTCGGTGCAGCCCTCGTTGCCGACCCGCGGGTCCGGCGCATCTCGTTCACCGGCTCGCCCGAGGCCGCCCGTCACATCGGACGCGCGGCCGCCGAGAACATCGTGCCCTTCACGGCCGAACTCGGGGGCAAGGGCCCGCTGATCGTGTTCGAGGACGCCGATCTCGACGCCGCCGCGAAGAAGGCGGCGTGGCAGTACGACGACTCGGGTCAGGTGTGCCTGGCCGGGACCCGCCTGCTGGTGCACGAGTCGCTCCGCGACGCCTTCCTCGAACGGTTCCACGCCCATGCCGACACCCACGTGCTCGGTGACAGTCGGGCCGACGACACCACCATCACGCCGATGATCCACCCCGACCACCTCGCACGCGTCGACGGCTTCGTGCAGCGTGCCCGCGAGGCCGGCGACACGATCGTGCGCGGAGGCGCCGTCCACGCCGGGGGCGGGCTGTTCTACGAGCCGACGCTGATCGAGCCGGCCTCCAACGACGCGGAGATCGTCCAGCGCGAGGTCTTCGGTCCCGTGCTCACCTTCCAGACCTTCGCCGACGAGTCCGAGGCGGTACGGCTGGCCAACTCCACTCCCTACGGACTGTCGGGCATCGTCTACACCACCTCGCGTGAGCGCGCCGAACGCGTCGGGCGCGCGGTGCGGGCCGGCACCGTGTGGGTCAACACCTTCCTGGTGCGCGACCTCACCGCCCCGTTCGGTGGCTGCGGCATCTCGGGCATCGGCCGCGAGGGCGGCGACTTCGCGCTCGAGTTCCAGGCCGATCTCCAGACCCTGCAGATCCTGGACGACTCGACCGACTGA
- a CDS encoding glutamine synthetase family protein, giving the protein MDTYERIRVLWPDHLGLARGKYLPIRYADRGAFHCLSLFALGYDREMTPAPGTRMLEGLPDLHATFDIEQVRRGWEPNTGVAVADIWFRGEPVEMSSRHALRRAVEAWEELGYTAKVGIELEAFVLQPDGQGGWEPWETPGGYVYGTGTCVDPIGLLDEIMREAAEADLPIESINSEYDIPQFELTLHYDDALKACDDAFLFKVLAREVASRHGLLLTFLGKPLGDRGGSGLHVNVSFSDVNGHNALNDETAEDGLSKLAHQAIAGMSAHHRGMTALLAPTVNAYKRLRPGQMSGYWNNWGYDHRGTTVRISPERGPGLRLEHRMADGAANLHLAAAAVLQSARLGVENDLTPPPAETKDCLTETDATEHCPDSLRLALDALEHDTVFVDALGPGLVEHFVAIKRAEWERFASAVTDWELREYLPFH; this is encoded by the coding sequence ATGGACACCTACGAGCGCATCCGCGTGCTGTGGCCGGACCACCTCGGTCTGGCCCGAGGCAAGTACCTGCCGATCCGCTACGCCGACAGGGGCGCGTTCCACTGCTTGTCGCTGTTCGCGCTCGGCTACGACCGGGAGATGACCCCGGCGCCGGGCACGCGCATGCTCGAGGGGCTGCCCGACCTGCATGCCACCTTCGACATCGAGCAGGTGCGCCGGGGCTGGGAGCCCAACACCGGGGTCGCCGTCGCTGACATCTGGTTCCGCGGTGAGCCCGTCGAGATGTCCTCCCGACACGCGCTCAGGCGGGCGGTCGAGGCGTGGGAGGAACTGGGCTACACCGCCAAGGTCGGCATCGAACTCGAGGCCTTCGTCCTGCAGCCCGACGGTCAGGGCGGCTGGGAGCCGTGGGAGACCCCCGGCGGCTACGTCTACGGCACGGGCACCTGCGTCGACCCGATCGGTCTGCTCGACGAGATCATGCGCGAGGCCGCCGAGGCGGACCTGCCCATCGAGTCGATCAACTCCGAGTACGACATCCCCCAGTTCGAGCTGACCCTGCACTACGACGACGCGCTCAAGGCCTGCGACGACGCGTTCCTGTTCAAGGTGCTGGCGCGCGAGGTGGCCAGTCGCCACGGCCTGCTGCTCACCTTCCTCGGCAAGCCGCTCGGCGACCGGGGCGGGTCGGGCCTGCACGTCAACGTCTCGTTCTCGGACGTCAACGGCCACAACGCGCTCAACGACGAGACCGCCGAGGACGGCCTGTCCAAGCTCGCCCACCAGGCCATCGCCGGCATGTCGGCCCACCACCGCGGCATGACGGCCCTGCTGGCGCCCACCGTCAACGCCTACAAGCGGCTGCGTCCCGGACAGATGTCGGGCTACTGGAACAACTGGGGCTACGACCACCGCGGCACGACCGTGCGCATCTCGCCCGAACGCGGGCCGGGACTGCGGCTCGAGCACCGCATGGCCGACGGCGCCGCCAACCTCCACCTCGCGGCTGCGGCCGTCCTGCAGTCGGCCCGCCTCGGCGTCGAGAACGACCTCACACCGCCACCGGCCGAGACCAAGGACTGTCTGACCGAGACCGACGCGACCGAGCACTGCCCGGACTCGCTGCGCCTCGCCCTCGACGCCCTCGAGCACGACACCGTGTTCGTCGACGCGCTCGGTCCCGGCCTCGTCGAGCACTTCGTCGCCATCAAGCGCGCCGAGTGGGAACGGTTCGCGTCGGCCGTCACCGACTGGGAACTGCGCGAGTACCTGCCCTTCCACTGA
- a CDS encoding cytochrome P450: protein MTVPTMTAGASQVLGDRWLDITDPDVYRAGVPHGTFDRLRREDPISWWEERDGSGFWAVTRYRDVIDLNRDFKTFTSTQGIRLEEMDTEELEARKTLMELDPPEHTRLRRLVQGGFTRRMVASYEDAIRALATELLDEVLPRGRFDFTVDVARQLPLRMLGRLLGAPAEDYDWLVAHGDAMIGNSDPEFTAHVVDQTDTEAFRLMPFRSPSGVELFEYAQRLADARRAAPTGDVVSQMLAPTMDGEPLTDLEFNNFFTLMVAAGNDTTRYSLAAGLLALLDHPEQLAQLQARPELMPTAVEEMLRWSSVTMHFRRTATRDVEVHGRTIRAGDKVVLWWIAGDFDDAQFDEPFRFDITRDPNDHLAFGRGGPHRCIGEWLARLEMRVTMEELLPRLADVRVAGPVERLRSNFISGIKHLPVEVAVR from the coding sequence GTGACGGTGCCGACCATGACCGCCGGGGCCAGTCAGGTGCTCGGCGACCGGTGGCTCGACATCACCGACCCCGACGTCTACCGCGCGGGAGTCCCGCACGGCACCTTCGACCGGCTGCGCCGTGAGGACCCGATCAGCTGGTGGGAGGAACGCGACGGCAGCGGGTTCTGGGCCGTCACGCGCTACCGCGACGTGATCGACCTCAACCGGGACTTCAAGACCTTCACCTCCACCCAGGGCATCCGCCTCGAGGAGATGGACACCGAGGAGCTCGAGGCGCGCAAGACGCTCATGGAGCTCGACCCCCCCGAGCACACGCGGCTGCGCCGGCTCGTGCAGGGCGGGTTCACCCGACGCATGGTCGCCAGCTACGAGGACGCGATCCGGGCGCTGGCCACCGAACTGCTCGACGAGGTGCTGCCGCGCGGGCGCTTCGACTTCACCGTCGACGTGGCCCGGCAGCTGCCGCTGCGCATGCTCGGGCGTCTGCTCGGCGCGCCCGCGGAGGACTACGACTGGCTGGTCGCGCACGGCGACGCCATGATCGGCAACTCCGACCCGGAGTTCACCGCCCACGTCGTCGACCAGACCGACACCGAGGCGTTTCGGCTGATGCCGTTCCGCAGCCCGTCCGGGGTCGAGCTGTTCGAGTACGCCCAGCGCCTGGCCGACGCCCGTCGTGCGGCGCCGACCGGCGACGTCGTCAGCCAGATGCTGGCGCCGACCATGGACGGCGAACCGCTCACGGACCTCGAGTTCAACAACTTCTTCACCCTCATGGTCGCTGCCGGCAACGACACCACCCGCTACTCGCTGGCCGCCGGACTGCTGGCCCTGCTCGACCACCCCGAGCAGCTCGCCCAGCTGCAGGCGCGGCCGGAGCTGATGCCGACGGCGGTCGAGGAGATGCTGCGGTGGTCGTCGGTCACCATGCACTTCCGGCGGACCGCCACCCGCGACGTCGAGGTCCACGGGCGCACGATCCGCGCCGGGGACAAGGTCGTGCTGTGGTGGATCGCGGGTGACTTCGACGACGCCCAGTTCGACGAGCCGTTCCGCTTCGACATCACCCGTGACCCCAACGACCACCTCGCGTTCGGTCGGGGCGGACCGCACCGCTGCATCGGTGAGTGGCTGGCACGGCTCGAGATGCGGGTGACGATGGAGGAACTGCTGCCGCGGTTGGCCGACGTCCGGGTCGCCGGGCCCGTCGAACGGCTGCGGTCCAACTTCATCAGCGGTATCAAGCACCTGCCCGTCGAGGTCGCGGTGCGCTGA
- a CDS encoding type 1 glutamine amidotransferase encodes MRALFIQHDPAAQPGLVGEHLRRRGFDLEVLPIGRSISDGTYLGPYPAAREFDLVVPLGAIWSLYDQQTVGTWIERELELLREADRDGVPVLGICFGGQALAAAHGGTVRAAPRPEIGFGSLDTDDPQLVPSGPWMQWHSDVFTVPTGGVEVARNAVGPQAFRLRRNLGLQFHPEVDSRILASWLELGGEGAAADLRRATGGDLEALVTDADRHLARCRRDVATLVDAFLARVAGLPVDVGSSVD; translated from the coding sequence ATGCGGGCCCTGTTCATCCAGCACGACCCTGCGGCGCAACCCGGGCTCGTCGGCGAGCACCTGCGCAGACGCGGCTTCGACCTCGAGGTCCTGCCGATCGGTCGATCCATCAGCGACGGGACCTACCTCGGTCCCTACCCCGCCGCCCGCGAGTTCGACCTGGTGGTGCCGCTCGGGGCCATCTGGTCGCTGTACGACCAGCAGACCGTCGGCACCTGGATCGAGCGGGAGCTCGAGCTGTTGCGCGAAGCGGACCGCGACGGCGTCCCGGTGCTCGGGATCTGCTTCGGCGGTCAGGCGCTGGCGGCCGCGCACGGCGGGACGGTCCGCGCCGCACCGCGACCCGAGATCGGCTTCGGCTCGCTGGACACCGACGACCCCCAGCTGGTGCCGTCCGGACCCTGGATGCAGTGGCACTCGGACGTCTTCACCGTCCCGACCGGCGGGGTCGAGGTGGCCCGCAACGCCGTCGGCCCCCAGGCGTTCCGCCTGCGGCGCAATCTCGGCCTGCAGTTCCACCCGGAGGTCGACAGCAGGATCCTGGCGAGCTGGCTCGAGCTCGGTGGCGAGGGCGCCGCCGCGGACCTGCGCCGTGCGACCGGCGGGGACCTCGAGGCGCTGGTGACGGACGCCGATCGACATCTCGCGCGGTGCCGCCGCGACGTGGCCACGCTCGTCGACGCGTTCCTCGCACGCGTGGCCGGGCTGCCCGTCGACGTCGGCTCGTCGGTCGACTAG
- a CDS encoding pyridoxal phosphate-dependent decarboxylase family protein, with protein sequence MGEGEYPGAGPAAERAGTPPAETVPVAAGLPLDPSPAQAEALLERAATLVAALFDGVGERPVEGDAPDPELIAGLLADRPGAPVHTDDALATLMRAVAQGHESRTGGHLAYIPGSGLLTASLGELLASASNRYTGLQAPSPGAVALEAGVLGWLCELFGMPDGAQAVLLSGGSMANLTALVAARERQAPGEPHRATVYVGEQAHASVRKAARTIGILPEHVRVCPSADGMRLDVEAIRVLIKQDRADGLVPTAVVAAAGTTNTGAVDCLPALADLAAELGVWLHVDGAYGGFFQLTERGRARLEGIERADSITLDPHKSLFLPFGTGALVVRERSSLTEAFGEDADYLRDLPDPAQLPDLAELTPELTREWRGAKLWLPLKLHGLAPFVDALDADLDLAAEAHDALAAMPGVTTCGAPDLSIVGFRVPGDDAAQDAALAHVNAEGRVRLSSTNLEGQVVLRLAVLSHRTRRHHVEYVLDRVREVVTGA encoded by the coding sequence ATGGGTGAGGGCGAGTATCCAGGTGCCGGTCCGGCCGCGGAGCGCGCCGGGACGCCCCCCGCCGAGACGGTCCCCGTGGCGGCCGGGTTGCCCCTCGACCCGTCACCGGCCCAGGCCGAGGCACTGCTGGAGCGGGCCGCCACGCTCGTCGCCGCCCTGTTCGACGGCGTCGGGGAGCGGCCCGTCGAGGGCGATGCTCCCGACCCCGAGCTGATCGCCGGTCTGCTCGCCGACCGGCCCGGCGCACCGGTGCACACCGACGACGCGCTCGCGACGCTGATGCGGGCCGTCGCACAGGGGCACGAGAGCCGCACCGGCGGCCACCTCGCCTACATCCCCGGCAGCGGCCTGTTGACCGCGTCGCTGGGCGAACTGCTCGCCAGCGCCTCGAACCGCTACACCGGCCTGCAGGCGCCCTCGCCCGGTGCGGTCGCGCTCGAAGCCGGCGTCCTGGGGTGGTTGTGCGAGCTGTTCGGCATGCCCGACGGCGCGCAGGCGGTGCTGCTCTCGGGCGGATCGATGGCCAACCTGACGGCGCTCGTCGCCGCGCGGGAACGTCAGGCGCCCGGGGAACCGCACCGGGCCACCGTCTACGTCGGCGAGCAGGCGCACGCGTCGGTGCGCAAGGCGGCCCGCACCATCGGCATCCTGCCCGAGCACGTCCGGGTGTGCCCGTCCGCGGACGGCATGCGACTCGACGTGGAGGCGATCCGGGTCCTGATCAAGCAGGACCGTGCCGACGGGTTGGTCCCCACGGCCGTCGTGGCCGCCGCGGGGACGACCAACACCGGGGCGGTCGACTGCCTGCCGGCACTGGCCGACCTCGCCGCGGAGCTCGGCGTCTGGCTGCACGTCGACGGGGCGTACGGCGGCTTCTTCCAGTTGACCGAGCGCGGTCGTGCGCGCCTGGAAGGCATCGAACGGGCCGACTCGATCACGCTCGACCCGCACAAGTCGTTGTTCCTGCCGTTCGGCACCGGCGCGCTGGTCGTGCGCGAGCGTTCGTCGCTGACGGAGGCGTTCGGCGAGGACGCCGACTACCTGCGTGACCTGCCCGACCCCGCGCAGCTGCCCGACCTCGCCGAACTGACCCCGGAGCTGACCCGCGAGTGGCGCGGTGCGAAACTGTGGCTGCCACTCAAGCTCCACGGGCTCGCGCCCTTCGTCGACGCCCTCGACGCCGACCTCGACCTCGCCGCCGAGGCCCACGACGCGTTGGCCGCCATGCCCGGCGTGACCACCTGTGGCGCGCCGGACCTGTCGATCGTGGGCTTCCGGGTCCCCGGCGACGACGCCGCGCAGGACGCCGCGCTCGCGCACGTCAACGCCGAGGGCCGTGTCCGGCTGTCGAGCACCAACCTCGAGGGGCAGGTGGTGCTGCGCCTCGCCGTGCTCTCGCACCGCACCCGCCGGCACCACGTCGAGTACGTGCTCGACCGGGTCCGCGAGGTCGTGACCGGCGCCTAG
- a CDS encoding Lrp/AsnC family transcriptional regulator, translating into MSLPVDDADIELLALLRDDGRASVTALAERLQLSRSAVHQRLERLREAGVLRGFAPVVDSRRLGLGVAAVVLLSAGPGATLPWQTVREGVQALPHVEYAALMTGETDVLLLVRVADFEQLRGFLLEEIRRLTGARSTLTSLILDEVVHRPFLLPGD; encoded by the coding sequence ATGTCGCTCCCTGTGGACGACGCCGACATCGAATTGCTGGCGCTGCTGCGTGATGACGGGCGCGCGTCGGTGACGGCGCTGGCCGAGCGCCTGCAGCTCTCCCGCTCCGCCGTCCATCAGCGTCTCGAGCGCCTGCGCGAGGCAGGGGTGTTGCGCGGGTTCGCACCGGTGGTCGACAGTCGACGGCTCGGCCTCGGGGTGGCGGCCGTGGTCCTGCTCTCGGCCGGACCGGGGGCGACGCTGCCCTGGCAGACGGTGCGCGAAGGCGTGCAGGCACTGCCGCACGTGGAGTACGCCGCTCTCATGACCGGTGAGACCGACGTCCTGCTGCTCGTACGCGTGGCGGACTTCGAGCAGCTGCGCGGGTTCCTGCTCGAGGAGATCCGTCGACTCACCGGCGCCCGCAGCACCCTGACCTCGCTGATCCTGGACGAGGTGGTCCACCGACCGTTCCTGCTGCCCGGCGACTGA
- a CDS encoding aldehyde dehydrogenase, with protein MTQATPDWHQLATQWRPRSQAVIDGELVDAVDGGTFPATSPRDGTTLVEVAAAQRADVDRAVAGARRAFESGVWSRTAPAQRRRVLLRLAELVEANADELALTVALEMGKPIRDARDIEVPALVKTLTWYAELADKLLDELPQTGPDALAMITREPVGVVGAIVPWNFPLTMAGWKLGPALAVGNSVVLKPAEQSPLSALRLGELALEAGLPDGVLNVVPGLGPDAGQALGRHDDVDVLAFTGSGEVGRELLRYAADSNLKRVYLELGGKTPNVVFSDAPDLAQAAATAAWGITFNQGEMCTAASRLLVQRDVHDEFVEQVIEAIDQRQVGDPLDEGTQIGPVVDGEQLQRVLGYVDVGRDEGAELRAGGARTLQDTGGTFVEPTVFTGVRPDMRIAQEEIFGPVLSVLPFEDVDDAVRIANGTVYGLAASVWTRDLATAHTAARAIRAGTVWVNCFEEGDLSVPFGGMKQSGTGRDKSLHAIDKFVDLKTTWIAL; from the coding sequence ACTGGCACCAGCTCGCGACGCAGTGGCGTCCCCGCTCCCAGGCCGTCATCGACGGCGAGCTCGTCGACGCGGTCGACGGTGGCACGTTCCCGGCCACGAGCCCCCGTGACGGCACCACTCTGGTGGAGGTGGCGGCCGCGCAGCGTGCCGACGTCGACCGGGCCGTCGCCGGCGCCCGACGCGCCTTCGAGAGCGGTGTGTGGTCGCGCACCGCTCCCGCGCAGCGCCGGCGCGTCCTGCTCCGCCTGGCGGAGCTCGTCGAGGCCAATGCCGACGAGCTCGCGCTCACGGTCGCGCTCGAGATGGGCAAGCCCATCCGCGACGCCCGCGACATCGAGGTCCCCGCGCTCGTCAAGACCCTGACCTGGTACGCCGAGCTGGCCGACAAGCTGCTCGACGAACTGCCGCAGACAGGACCTGATGCGCTGGCGATGATCACCCGCGAGCCGGTCGGTGTCGTCGGTGCCATCGTGCCCTGGAACTTCCCGCTGACGATGGCGGGCTGGAAGCTCGGTCCGGCGCTGGCGGTCGGCAACTCGGTGGTGCTCAAGCCGGCGGAGCAGTCGCCGCTCTCGGCGCTGCGCCTGGGCGAGCTGGCGCTGGAGGCCGGCCTGCCCGACGGCGTGCTCAACGTCGTGCCCGGCCTCGGACCCGACGCCGGTCAGGCGCTGGGCCGCCACGACGACGTCGACGTGCTCGCGTTCACCGGGTCGGGCGAGGTCGGCCGCGAGTTGCTGCGCTACGCCGCGGACTCCAACCTCAAGCGGGTCTACCTCGAACTCGGCGGCAAGACGCCCAACGTCGTGTTCTCCGACGCCCCCGACCTGGCGCAGGCCGCCGCCACCGCCGCCTGGGGCATCACCTTCAACCAGGGCGAGATGTGCACCGCCGCGTCCCGCCTGCTGGTGCAGCGGGACGTCCACGACGAGTTCGTCGAGCAGGTGATCGAGGCCATCGACCAGCGGCAGGTGGGTGATCCGCTCGATGAGGGCACCCAGATCGGCCCGGTCGTCGACGGCGAACAGCTCCAGCGGGTCCTGGGCTACGTCGACGTCGGTCGCGACGAGGGTGCCGAGCTGCGGGCCGGGGGCGCCCGCACCCTGCAGGACACCGGCGGCACGTTCGTGGAACCGACCGTCTTCACCGGCGTGCGACCGGACATGCGCATCGCACAGGAGGAGATCTTCGGTCCGGTCCTCAGCGTGCTGCCGTTCGAGGACGTCGACGATGCCGTGCGCATCGCCAACGGAACCGTCTACGGCCTGGCCGCCTCGGTCTGGACGCGGGACCTGGCCACCGCCCACACCGCGGCGCGGGCGATCCGCGCCGGGACCGTGTGGGTCAACTGCTTCGAGGAGGGCGACCTCAGCGTGCCCTTCGGCGGCATGAAGCAGTCGGGCACCGGACGCGACAAGTCGTTGCACGCGATCGACAAGTTCGTCGACCTCAAGACCACGTGGATCGCTCTCTGA